The genomic region CGATTTTGACGACCTGGCCAGGATGGCGTTGCCGGTGCTGCGCCATCGGGTGTTGCTCACTATTGAGAGTGAACTGGACGGCATCAACAGCGACAGCATCCTGCGTCAGATCATCCAGGAGTGGCGGAGCCGGATCTGATGCACCCCCTCGAGGCCCTGAATGAGCAGGAACTGGGTCAGTTGACCCGTATCGCTGATCATCTGTTCAATACCCGGCTGCTGCTGGCCCCGGGCCACCGGTCCAACCGCATGCGGGCCGGATTCGGAGTAGAGTTTCTGGACCATCGGGAGTTCGTTCCCGGTGATGACCTGCGGGATATCGACTGGCGCGCCACCGCTCGCAGCCGCCATCCGAAGATTCGCCGCTACTGGGACGAGGCAGCTGCTGACTGGACCATCTGCCTCGATCACAGCGCATCCATGGGATCGGGGGATAAATGGGCGCTGGCGGTTCAATGTGCCGCCGCCCTGGCCTATCTGCTGATCCATCTGGATCATCGGGTTGCAATCCTGCTCTTCAGCGACCAGGTCGATCAGCGGGTACCGCTTGGACGAGGATCCACCCACTACGCCCGCGTACTGCAGACCCTGCGGAAAACCATGCCCCTGACATCCGGTGGCGGGTCGGATCTGCGCGCCTGCATCTCCCATATCAAACGCCGCAGTCCGGTGTTCGTCATCAGCGATTTTCTGGTGGAGGATGGCATGCGCCCCGCCCTGGACAAGCTCAGATTGCTTGGGGACCGAATCCACGCCCTCCAGGTTCGGGCTGACAACGACTTCCCTGATGGTGGCGACGAGATGACACTCATGGATGTGGAGAGTGGCGAAACTCTTGCCGTCACGCCTACCGAAACCGACCGGGAACATTTCAAGCTGACGCTGGACGCCTTCTCTGCATCCCTCGAAAACTATTGTCACCGCCGCCATATTCAGTTCTCCCATGCCACACCGGACATCCCCTGGAAATATGTACTGACCCATCATTTACACGCCAGAGGCAGAACCTCGTGATCGGCCTGGGCGCTCCGCTCTGGCTCCTCCTGCTGAGTGGCCTGCCGCTGCTGCGCTGGCTACACCGCTTTCAGCGGCAGGGCCACATTCGACCCACTGCCGCACTCTTCCTCTGGCGACGTATCCAGACCGAGGGTGCCGCCGGGAACGCCCCCACCAGACCCGATCCGAGATGGCGTCTGCGGGCAGTGATTGCCGCTCTTCTGGTTCTGGCGCTGAGTGATCCCTATCGGGAAACAATAAGCGGTATACCCATGGAAGTCTGGCTCGATGACTCTCTGAGTCAGTTCACTCAGGAAGGAGGGAAAACACGGTTACAGCGGGGCATCGACCGGCTCACCCAGCGAGTGGAGAAGGAGCATCCCTCCTCATTGATCCTCCACTCACTGGGCAACCCCACCGTCACTTGGGTAATAGACCCCCAGTCCGACAGTGATTGGATCAGTGAACTCAAACAGTGGGGCAACGATCCCCGGGGAGAACCCCACCCTCCAGCACCTGCGTTGATGCACCGGAACAACAGGCATATCCTTTTAACGGATGGCGCGGATGTCCGGCTCAGCCATTGGCTGAAAAGTGCACCGTTTTCAGAGATCATCCAGACCGGCCGCAGCACCGGCAATCTTTCGTTGACCCGCCTGGCCATTCGCCCCTCACCGGATACCCCCTCAGCTGCACAGGGGTTGGTCGAGCTGCGAAACAGCGGCGAGTCTGAAATGAACGCCAGATTGATCCTGATCCAGCGAGGCCGCGAAATAGAGAGCTGGTTGGTCAAGCTCCCACCCGGAGAGCGCAAGCTGCTGGATTTTGCGGCAGACCTCAGTTACCCGGCCGACCTTATTGCAAGACTTCATGCAGCAGGCGATTCACTGCCCCTGGATAATGAACTAAGGCTCCCGCTCTCCAGCGCATTGAAACCGATTGCCGTCAAGGTAACGGGAGAGTGCGGCCTTTATCTGTCTGCTTTTCTGCAGTCCCATCCGGGGCTTGAACAGTCCGAGCGCAACCCTGGCATTTTCATCGACTGTGACAACATACAGACCTCTGCCGGCACACCCCTGCTCCGACTGCACAGCGGCGGGAATCATCAAACGACCCATTCACCGGGGCACTGGCATGTAAAAGAGGGGGTTCAACATCTATCGATCCACCGGGGCTTAGCTTTCATCCGGGAAGAGAGTGAAGCAACATCTTCAGGCGTCACGCTGCTGAGTGCCGACGGCCACTCCCTGATTCGCGAAACTCGTACACCCGCACAGACTATCGACGTCTATCTTGATCTCCAGCAGCCCGGTTTCGCTCACAGTCCGGAATACCCACTTCTTTTGTCAGCACTGATCGAGCGCATGCTGCAAAGTCCCCTCGCTGAAAGCCTGGTCTCCACCTCCCGTGACCCGGATGCCTCCCGAATCACGCCGCTCGCCCTGTCGGAAGCCTCAAACAGACTCGTTGCTGATCACTCCAAACAGCAGGTATCCATCACCAGCCTGCCAATTATTGCAGCCCTTGTACTATTGCTGATCGACATGCTGTGGGGCTTCCGGTCGCAACGCAGGAGCGGTGGATGAGAGAGGGTGCATTCCATAGATTGTTTCCTCTTTTCGGCTATCCACTTGTCGCGTTATTTCTGTTGCTCGCTTGGTGGAACCCCGATCTGCTACCCGCCGAAGAACCTCTGGATCTGCTGCTGGTGATGGACGAATCCGAGAGTGTCGGCCGGCAATTTTCGGACCAAAGTTGGCAGGGACTCAGACCCCTGCTGGCCGATCTTCCCGCCAACAGCCGATTCAGTCTGATTCGTTTTGCCGATCGGCCGCAGACGGAGATCACCTGGAAGCCGATATCCGACAGCGAGCTGCAACAACAACTCCAGCAACCGGCACCGCCCCGAACCCTCTCCCTCGACAACAATACCAGCGCGATTGGAACAGCACTGGAACAGGCCACCAATCAGCTTGTTCCCAGCCACAGGAGCGCCATTCTGCTGTTCAGCGACGGCCGTGAAAACAGTGACACGTCACCACCCGCACTTCCCGATGCCGAGGGTAACATCGCACTCTTCTGGTCCGCACCTCCAGCACGGTACGCCGCTGGCCACCCGGTTATCGAGTCGATCAATCTTCCGGAGAAAGTAAAACCGGGGATGACGTTTCCCGTCAGTATCGCCATAACATCCCCCACGGCTGGAGAGAACCAACTGATCGCCAAACTCGACGGACTTCAGCTGACGGAAAAACCATTGCGCTTTACAGCGCAATCAAGCACCGTCCATCATCTGCAACTCAGCGCGACAACCACTGGGCCACATCTGCTGGAGTTGGCGATTTTAGACCCGAACGGGGATCCATTGGATTCCAGACAGCGCTATTTTGAGGTCTTACGGGAACATCAACTGCTCTATATCTCGCACCAATCCCCTTCCCTGCCAGTGCAACAATTACAACAGAGCGGATGGGGAATCACACAGTTGTCACCACGACAGTTGAATTCCCGGCCAGATAGCTTCAAAGACACCTCGCTCGTCTTGATTGACGATATACCCGCCGACGAATTTGAGCCGGAAACCGTGACTGCGCTCACCGGGGCGGTGGAACAGCAGGGAGTGGGACTCATTGTACTCGGCGGTCCCAACGCCTTCGGCAGTGGTGCATACCGTCACTCCACACTGGAGCGGCTGCTGCCTGTCGAAGCGGAATCCGCCCGTCCTGAGACGGCAGCGGCATTTCTCTTTCTGGTGGACAAATCGGGCAGTATGGACTCAGCAACTCTCCCCCAGAGCCGTCTCGCCACCGCGTTTCGGGCAGTGGCGGAGAGCGCCGGATCGATGCGCGCCGGAGATCATATCGGGCTGATCGCATTCGATCGTGATGTCCAGCCGTTATTGCCGTTACAGGCCCATGCCGACCCGCAATCAACCCTGAGTCGAAAGTGGAAAGTAAACCCCTCCGGCGGTACCAGACTGGCGCCCGCTCTCACAACCGCTATCGGGCAACTGGAGACTGCAACGCCGGAAAAACGCTTTCTGATACTGGTCACCGACGGATTCGTTCAGGGGGAAACCATCGAACCACTGATAGGAAAAATGCAAACCGCCGGCATCAAGTTGATCGCCCTTGCAGTCGGTGAGGACGCAGATCTGTCGGTGCTGCAGCAACTCGCTGCCGCCACTGGTGGACAGGTCCTGCAGGTTACCAAAACTGCAGAGCTACCCCGCTTCATGCGGCACGAGTTGGAGCAGCAACGGCAGAGTTGGCAGCCGACTGTGGTAAAAACCCAATCCGTGTCGCCACTGCCATTTTCCATCCCGAAGGAAACGGCCTGGCTACCCGTCAACGGCTACCAGATAACCCGCACCAAACCCAACTCCACCGCCTATCTTGCCACCCCCAATGGCGACCCTCTGCTGGCCGTCAGGCAGACGACAGCAGGACGGGTGGCCGCCCTCCCCGGCGGTTTGCTCCGAGCAGTGTATAACAGACATTTTACCCAGAGCCTGCTGGCATGGCTCGACAGACAGGGACATAACCCTCACCTGCAGCTGGACTATCGAAGTATGGCAGGCGAGTTGCAGATAAACATCGATGCTCTTGATAGCGATGGTCGCTGGAGTGATGCAAGAGCAGCCGAGTTGATTCTGGAAACACCTGCTGGAATCCGCCGGCAACACCACCTGACACCCTCTGCACCGGGACGATTTGAAGCCATTATCAAGGCTCCTCTCTCCGGCCTCTATCAGGCATGGGTCAAGGTTGGCAACGAGCGGACCCACCGATTGCTTCAGCAGGTACGAAACAGCGAATCAATAGAGACCCCCGTCGTCCCGTGGCTACTGGCTGGAGTTGATCAGGGCAGCATCCAAAACGGGTCAAAAGCAGCGTTTATGGAATTCCTGGAGTCAAGCAGCAGAAGATCACCATCGCGTAAGATCTGGTTGCTGCTGGCGCTCTTTCTGTTCTTTTCAATCCTGCTGCACGAACGGCGCGCCGGCATCTTTGCAGCACTCCCACAAAAAATTGGTGGAGACCATAATGAATCAACCTGACATGATCCGGGTATGGGATCCTTTAGTACGCATCTTCCACTGGCTGCTGGCAGCAAGTTTCGCGGTTGCCTGGTACACCCAGGAAGCGAATTACGAACTTCATCTACAGGCAGGTTATACAATCATCGGGCTGGTCTGTTTTCGCATACTATGGGGCTTTACCGGACCCTCCCATGCCCGTTTTTCCGATTTCGTCAAAGGCCCACGCAAGGTACTGGGTTATACGAAGTCGTTGCTGCAGCAACAGGCATTACGCCACCTCGGACACAATCCGGCGGGAGGCATGATGGTGCTGCTCCTGCTGCTTGGGCTTTTGGTGGTGACAATCAGCGGCATCGCCCTGGACGGTGCAGAGAACTGGTCCGGCCCGTTTGCCGAGATGGAACTCTACCGCCATAAACAGATGATTCTCGATATCCACGTTTGGAGTACCAATGCCTTGTTGATCCTGATACCACTGCATATTCTCGGCGTCATCCACTCCTCCATTGCACACCGTGAAAACCTGATCAAAGCGATGATCAGCGGCAACAAGCGAAGTTCGCAGGCCTGATCAAGCGCAACGGATCAGGCAGCTGCACTGGTGGAGCATGCGACATTTGCCGGTTCCGCAAGCTTGAACCGGCCTACGGCGTTACCCGATTATTAATGATGACTGATTTATCTATATAAATATCAGATGAAACTCGCCTACAGCACCAACGCCTATACCCGCACCGATCTTTTCAGTGCGTTGGCCAGTATTGCCGATATCGGTTTTTCCGGCGCCGAGATTCTCTGCGATGCGCCCCATTTGCGCCCTCATCAGGCAGACGCCGACGAAGTTTCTGCCATCTCCAGGCTATTGCAGGAGAAGCATCTTGCAATCAGCAATCTGAACGTCAATACAGCCAACATCTATTTCAACCCGCTGCCACCTGAAAATGTTTTCGAACCGGCACTCAGCAGCCGCAGGGATGAGTGGCGGGAGTGGCGGATCGAATACACCATCAAGGCATTGCAACTGGCGAAACAGCTTGGGGCAAAGTGCATCAGTGTCACCTCCGGCCAACCCGGTTCCGGCGGCGATCCAGCAGCTGGGCTGACACTTTTCGTCGACAGTCTCAAACAGGTCTGCAACCTTGCAGAAGCGTTGGATATCCGGGTGGGCATAGAGTACGAACCCGGACTGCTCGTTGAGCGCGCCACCGAGGCGGCCGATATTATCGACCGGGTGGGATCAGCCAGCCTCGGAGTCAACCTCGACATCGGTCACTCCTATCTTGATGGAGAGTCACCAGAGGTCTCGATCGAACTGCTCGGCGGCAGGATCTGGAACGTGCATGTGGAGGACATCCTCGGCATGAAGCACTACCATCGTATTCCCGGTGATGGCGACCTACCCTTCGAACGTTACTTCGAAGCGCTGCATAAACAGGGTTATGATGACTTTCTGACGGTAGAACTCTACACCTATCCGCACAACCCCATCGAGGCGGGTGAAAGATCTCTCGCTTATCTCTCACGAATTCTGCATCGATGAATACAACGCAGAGACCCCCATTGATCGACTACCTGCAACTGGTACGGGCGCCGGCGGTCTTCACTGCCTTGTCAAACATCCTTGCGGCCCATCTCATCATCACTCAAGGAGAGATTGCCTGGCCGCAGCTGCTGCTTCTGCTTGGTTCCACCGCCGCACTCTATACCGCAGGCATGGCGCTCAACGACTGGTTCGACTACAGAATCGATCTGGAGGAACGACCACAACGCCCTCTGCCTTCCGGCAGAATCGAACGACAGAACGCTTTGTTTCTCGGCTTGGAACTACTTGTGATCGGCATCGGTCTCGCGGCCTATGCACATATTCAGTCGATGTTCATCGCCATCATCATCACACTGCTGGTGTTGCTCTATGACGGCCTGCTCAAACGCACCCTGCTCGGCAGCCTCAACATGGGGGGCTGCCGCTATTTCAACTGGCTGCT from Gammaproteobacteria bacterium (ex Lamellibrachia satsuma) harbors:
- a CDS encoding VWA domain-containing protein — its product is MREGAFHRLFPLFGYPLVALFLLLAWWNPDLLPAEEPLDLLLVMDESESVGRQFSDQSWQGLRPLLADLPANSRFSLIRFADRPQTEITWKPISDSELQQQLQQPAPPRTLSLDNNTSAIGTALEQATNQLVPSHRSAILLFSDGRENSDTSPPALPDAEGNIALFWSAPPARYAAGHPVIESINLPEKVKPGMTFPVSIAITSPTAGENQLIAKLDGLQLTEKPLRFTAQSSTVHHLQLSATTTGPHLLELAILDPNGDPLDSRQRYFEVLREHQLLYISHQSPSLPVQQLQQSGWGITQLSPRQLNSRPDSFKDTSLVLIDDIPADEFEPETVTALTGAVEQQGVGLIVLGGPNAFGSGAYRHSTLERLLPVEAESARPETAAAFLFLVDKSGSMDSATLPQSRLATAFRAVAESAGSMRAGDHIGLIAFDRDVQPLLPLQAHADPQSTLSRKWKVNPSGGTRLAPALTTAIGQLETATPEKRFLILVTDGFVQGETIEPLIGKMQTAGIKLIALAVGEDADLSVLQQLAAATGGQVLQVTKTAELPRFMRHELEQQRQSWQPTVVKTQSVSPLPFSIPKETAWLPVNGYQITRTKPNSTAYLATPNGDPLLAVRQTTAGRVAALPGGLLRAVYNRHFTQSLLAWLDRQGHNPHLQLDYRSMAGELQINIDALDSDGRWSDARAAELILETPAGIRRQHHLTPSAPGRFEAIIKAPLSGLYQAWVKVGNERTHRLLQQVRNSESIETPVVPWLLAGVDQGSIQNGSKAAFMEFLESSSRRSPSRKIWLLLALFLFFSILLHERRAGIFAALPQKIGGDHNEST
- a CDS encoding sugar phosphate isomerase/epimerase, which translates into the protein MKLAYSTNAYTRTDLFSALASIADIGFSGAEILCDAPHLRPHQADADEVSAISRLLQEKHLAISNLNVNTANIYFNPLPPENVFEPALSSRRDEWREWRIEYTIKALQLAKQLGAKCISVTSGQPGSGGDPAAGLTLFVDSLKQVCNLAEALDIRVGIEYEPGLLVERATEAADIIDRVGSASLGVNLDIGHSYLDGESPEVSIELLGGRIWNVHVEDILGMKHYHRIPGDGDLPFERYFEALHKQGYDDFLTVELYTYPHNPIEAGERSLAYLSRILHR
- a CDS encoding cytochrome B → MNQPDMIRVWDPLVRIFHWLLAASFAVAWYTQEANYELHLQAGYTIIGLVCFRILWGFTGPSHARFSDFVKGPRKVLGYTKSLLQQQALRHLGHNPAGGMMVLLLLLGLLVVTISGIALDGAENWSGPFAEMELYRHKQMILDIHVWSTNALLILIPLHILGVIHSSIAHRENLIKAMISGNKRSSQA
- a CDS encoding DUF58 domain-containing protein, giving the protein MHPLEALNEQELGQLTRIADHLFNTRLLLAPGHRSNRMRAGFGVEFLDHREFVPGDDLRDIDWRATARSRHPKIRRYWDEAAADWTICLDHSASMGSGDKWALAVQCAAALAYLLIHLDHRVAILLFSDQVDQRVPLGRGSTHYARVLQTLRKTMPLTSGGGSDLRACISHIKRRSPVFVISDFLVEDGMRPALDKLRLLGDRIHALQVRADNDFPDGGDEMTLMDVESGETLAVTPTETDREHFKLTLDAFSASLENYCHRRHIQFSHATPDIPWKYVLTHHLHARGRTS
- a CDS encoding UbiA family prenyltransferase, producing the protein MNTTQRPPLIDYLQLVRAPAVFTALSNILAAHLIITQGEIAWPQLLLLLGSTAALYTAGMALNDWFDYRIDLEERPQRPLPSGRIERQNALFLGLELLVIGIGLAAYAHIQSMFIAIIITLLVLLYDGLLKRTLLGSLNMGGCRYFNWLLGFSFLPLTGDLLIIALPVFIYITSLTLLSREEEQARHRWVLIFTFVGINAAGLLISLLAPVPIQEHPLLALGIVASLFIVSRQLLITYRDFTPARVTATVKLLLFGIILLDALLVLAFGPWWGALAVLSLMLPGKLLARFMYVT